A portion of the Saccharomyces paradoxus chromosome XV, complete sequence genome contains these proteins:
- the SPR2 gene encoding Spr2p (spore wall protein~similar to YOR214C), producing MLGLYLSSLFFAFFMAQVFATKYSITFTSDDYEEDQAGQNEPSPLVFHLDKNSLPPALLNQMEFSPYLVLADLPEGPRALDPQEHVDTVLASKSVIDFLLEDPLAIVEHKKFSQIESILYEIMEDNIQGKKETDEVFEEAPKPKIYAYEEVLATNNSIINNSQRPISTAILTSTIPYLSSTTDLAVSTGVTSVGIFPTIAPANITTIGGYENSSPFIMPSMGILTFLFGLYLLLYP from the coding sequence ATGTTAGGATTATATTTGTCTTCCCTTTTCTTCGCTTTTTTTATGGCTCAAGTGTTTGCTACCAAATATTCAATTACTTTTACATCAGATGACTATGAAGAAGACCAAGCAGGACAAAATGAACCTAGTCCTTTAGTTTTCCATCTAGATAAGAACTCATTGCCACCAGCCCTGCTAAACCAAATGGAATTTAGTCCATACCTAGTACTAGCAGACTTGCCAGAGGGGCCACGAGCTCTAGATCCACAAGAACATGTTGATACGGTCCTTGCTTCCAAATCTGTAATAGATTTTCTGTTGGAAGATCCCCTAGCAATAGTGGAGCacaaaaagttttctcaAATCGAAAGCATTCTGTATGAAATCATGGAAGACAACATACAGGGGAAAAAAGAGACAGATGAAGTATTTGAAGAGGCTCCGAAACCGAAAATATATGCGTATGAAGAGGTTTTGGCCACCAATAACAGCATAATCAATAACAGCCAAAGGCCGATAAGTACTGCAATACTAACCAGTACCATTCCGTATTTATCTAGTACAACAGATTTGGCTGTATCCACGGGCGTTACTAGTGTTGGGATATTTCCAACCATCGCCCCGGCAAATATTACAACTATTGGGGGATACGAAAACTCATCACCCTTTATAATGCCGTCAATGGGAATtttaacatttttattCGGTCTATATTTGTTACTTTACCCTTAA
- the AIM41 gene encoding Aim41p (similar to YOR215C) has translation MFRQSIRPLVSNRLTFVRYNSSPAYTAAVSLLKGDLKKAMIAKDEMKKTAIRSMLSAIKNKEIALKGKSADEYSLYDMYSKLISQRKDSIDEFIANKRDDLVAKEQGEMEVIKKYMDQLPVSSELDIDQNVKKLLDALKTKAGEKKIQIKEIMGEIDWKSLPTEWKTSPTAIKNSIVKQFKEIFK, from the coding sequence ATGTTCAGGCAATCAATTAGACCACTTGTTTCAAATAGACTAACCTTCGTTCGTTATAACAGTTCTCCAGCCTACACGGCTGCAGTCAGCTTATTGAAAGGAGATTTAAAAAAGGCTATGATTGCTAAGGAtgaaatgaagaaaacagcAATAAGAAGCATGTTATCAGCCATAAAAAACAAGGAAATTGCCTTAAAAGGGAAGAGCGCCGATGAGTACTCCCTATACGACATGTATTCTAAGTTAATATCTCAAAGAAAGGACTCTATTGATGAGTTCATTGCGAACAAAAGGGACGATCTAGTGGCCAAAGAGCAAGGCGAAATGGAAGTcataaagaaatatatggACCAATTGCCAGTGTCTTCGGAGCTTGATATTGATCAAAATGTGAAGAAACTGTTGGACGCCCTTAAAACAAAGGCAGGTGAGAAAAAGATCcaaattaaagaaattatgGGAGAAATCGACTGGAAGTCATTGCCAACAGAATGGAAAACATCACCAACTGCCATCAAAAACAGCATTGTTAAGCAATTCAAGGAAATATTTAAATGA
- the STE4 gene encoding G protein subunit beta (G protein beta subunit~similar to YOR212W) translates to MAAHQMDSIAYANNVTQPYIQPQTLHDISAVEDEIQNKIEAARQESKQLHAQINKAKHKIQDASLFQMASKVVSLTKNKINLKPNIVLKGHNNKISDFRWSRDSKRILSASQDGFMLIWDSASGLKQNAIPLDSQWVLSCAISPSSNLVASAGLNNNCTIYRVSKENRVQQNVASIFKGHTCYISDIEFTDNAHILTASGDMTCALWDIPKAKRVREYSDHLGDVLALAIPEESNSENSSNTFASCGSDGYTYIWDNRSPSAVQSFYVNDSDINALRFFKDGMSIVTGSDNGVINMYDLRSDCSIATFSLFRGYEERISTPTYMAANMEYNTAQSPKTLKSTSSSYLDNQGVVSLDFSASGRLMYSCYTDIGCIVWDVLKAEIVGKLEGHGGRITGVRSSPDGLAVCTGSWDSTMKIWSPGYQ, encoded by the coding sequence ATGGCAGCACATCAAATGGACTCAATAGCGTATGCTAATAACGTTACTCAACCATACATACAGCCACAAACTCTACACGATATTTCAGCTGTGGAggatgaaattcaaaataaaatagaGGCCGCCAGACAAGAGAGTAAACAGCTTCATGCCCAAATAAATAAAGCAAAACATAAGATACAAGATGCAAGCTTATTCCAGATGGCCAGTAAAGTCGTGTCGTTGACCAAAAATAAGATCAACTTGAAACCAAATATCGTATTGAAAGgtcataataataaaatctCAGATTTTCGCTGGAGTCGAGATTCCAAACGTATCCTGAGTGCAAGCCAAGATGGCTTCATGCTTATATGGGATAGTGCTTCGGGTTTGAAACAAAACGCTATTCCATTGGATTCCCAGTGGGTTCTCTCCTGTGCTATCTCACCATCGAGTAATTTGGTAGCGAGTGCAGGACTAAACAATAACTGTACCATTTATAGAGTTTCGAAAGAAAACAGAGTACAACAAAACGTTGCGTCAATTTTTAAAGGACATACTTGTTACATTTCGGACATTGAATTCACAGACAACGCACATATATTGACTGCAAGTGGGGATATGACGTGTGCCTTGTGGGATATACCGAAAGCAAAGAGAGTGAGAGAATATTCTGACCATTTAGGTGACGTTTTGGCATTAGCCATTCCTGAAGAGTCAAACTCAGAAAATTCCTCCAATACATTCGCCAGTTGTGGATCAGATGGGTATACTTACATATGGGATAACAGATCTCCATCCGCTGTACAAAGCTTCTACGTTAACGATAGTGATATCAATGCTCTTcgatttttcaaagacgGGATGTCAATTGTGACAGGAAGTGACAATGGTGTAATAAATATGTATGATTTAAGGTCAGACTGCTCTATTGCtactttttctcttttccgAGGTTATGAAGAACGAATCTCTACCCCTACTTATATGGCAGCTAACATGGAGTACAATACCGCTCAATCACCAAAAACTCTAAAATCAACGAGCTCAAGCTACCTAGACAACCAAGGTGTTGTTTCTTTAGACTTCAGTGCATCAGGAAGATTAATGTACTCATGTTATACAGACATTGGTTGTATTGTGTGGGATGTATTGAAAGCAGAGATTGTTGGAAAATTGGAAGGTCATGGTGGGAGAATCACTGGTGTACGCTCCAGTCCAGATGGGTTAGCTGTATGTACAGGTTCTTGGGACTCGACTATGAAAATATGGTCTCCAGGTTATCAATAG
- the RUD3 gene encoding Rud3p (Golgi matrix protein~similar to YOR216C) encodes MGKNKKKTGKKAKSHPHVEDVDETVNEHEKIVNPVNEYAPSKISTDPDTDSIMVNADDKQEDPSKGVDRQKVGDDPTTHTINSLEDKKADDEIKELKKEIERLNLELNDKKNQETPNENLKNELANVIKEKDEFKTQYDTLLSKISSMKSIFNKMKEAQKQLEEVQEQLTEYESQNLKLKKKLEATKTENSELQSTIVTLNTELENLEKEQESAEEIFLEYESRIEALQDEKQDIIENHNKELNTYRKEKDQLNVQVQELMIILENNKQDISDLRAERDELRQALESHEKEKIVLKNSLNDLELKIEEVDNKRGEEAREKDQEIKALRSQLDMELESHNNDMKTLESLKNQLEVMKEDASMKEKYEEESKQHILQIGKLRHEAIILNEHLTKALAMLKKSSDSESVDKELISNLLISFVSIPRADPRKFEVLELLSNFLNWDEDKKQQAGLISNNEQSRNSSAVSRTESFVSLWTNYLEKESEKD; translated from the coding sequence ATGGgcaaaaataagaagaaaacaggCAAAAAAGCTAAAAGTCATCCCCATGTGGAAGACGTTGACGAAACCGTCAATgaacatgaaaaaatagtcaACCCTGTAAATGAATACGctccttcaaaaatttccacTGATCCAGACACTGATAGTATCATGGTCAATGCAGACGATAAGCAGGAAGATCCATCTAAAGGAGTAGATAGACAAAAAGTCGGTGATGACCCGACTACGCACACTATCAACTCTTTAGAGGACAAAAAAGCTGATGATGAGATAAAGGagctgaaaaaagaaattgaacgTTTAAACTTGGAACTAAACGACAAGAAGAATCAAGAAACACCTAATGAAAACCTTAAAAATGAACTGGCAAATGTTATTAAGGAAAAGGACGAATTCAAAACACAATATGACACATTATTGAGCAAGATATCCTCTATGAAATCAATTTTTAATAAGATGAAGGAAGCACAAAAGCAATTAGAGGAAGTACAGGAGCAGCTTACTGAATATGAATCACAAAACCtgaaactgaagaaaaaacttgaaGCCACCAAAACTGAAAACTCTGAATTGCAATCAACGATTGTGACTCTAAATACAGAGTTAGAAAACTTGGAAAAGGAGCAAGAAAGTGCAGaagagatttttttggagTATGAATCAAGAATAGAGGCTTTGCAAGATGAAAAGCAGGAcataattgaaaatcataATAAGGAACTTAATACTTACAGGAAGGAAAAGGATCAGCTAAATGTTCAAGTTCAGGAACTCATGATAATCTTAGAAAACAATAAGCAAGACATATCAGACTTGAGGGCAGAAAGAGATGAGTTGAGGCAGGCTTTGGAATCCCAtgaaaaggagaaaataGTATTAAAAAACTCGCTAAACGATTTGGAATTGAAGATAGAAGAAGTTGACAACAAAAGGGGAGAGGAGGCTAGAGAGAAAGACCAGGAAATCAAGGCTTTACGATCTCAACTCGACATGGAGTTAGAATCACACAATAATGACATGAAAACTTTggaaagtttgaaaaaccaACTTGAAGTCATGAAAGAGGACGCGTCtatgaaggaaaaatatgagGAAGAATCTAAGCAGCACATCTTGCAGATCGGAAAACTACGTCACGAAGCTATCATACTGAATGAACATTTAACGAAGGCCCTGGCtatgttgaagaaatcaagcGATTCTGAATCCGTTGATAAAGAGCTGATATCCAATTTATTAATATCTTTCGTTTCCATACCCAGAGCAGATCCAAGGAAGTTTGAAGTTCTTGAGTTACTGTCCAATTTCTTAAACTGGGATGAAGACAAGAAACAGCAGGCCGGTTTGATCTCGAATAATGAACAGTCCAGAAACTCAAGCGCTGTATCTAGAACAGAAAGCTTCGTATCGCTTTGGACCAACTACCTCGAAAAGGAGAGTGAAAAAGACTGA
- the SAS5 gene encoding Sas5p (Subunit of the SAS complex (Sas2p, Sas4p, Sas5p)~similar to YOR213C) yields the protein MDRSIEVTFRVKTQQVIIPEQNIQENELPLRRWQMELLMLDAEGNEVEPTILSKCIYHLHPSFKQPRKRLNSLPFLIKETGWGEFNLKIECFFMDNAGKFSIEHDLTFEDDAYAVDYTVNVPYEFSHLNGELSKYFDVPWRVVSPEEEMSLRMADLPWVKSLALIDEDMMTDVVQMILNDPAVQKAIENHPRRERFFMFITQLPDELLTRIQAFLKFSNNRSTRQEMENLASDATSFPTRKEEPIQVHDKRSSFKPL from the coding sequence ATGGATCGTTCAATAGAAGTCACTTTCAGAGTAAAAACACAACAGGTTATAATACCAGAACAAAATATCCAGGAAAATGAACTTCCTTTGCGTCGGTGGCAGATGGAGCTCCTTATGCTAGATGCAGAAGGAAACGAAGTGGAGCCTACCATCCTCTCCAAATGCATATACCATTTGCACCCTAGCTTTAAACAGCCCAGAAAACGACTGAATTCGCTTCCATTTCTTATCAAGGAAACTGGCTGGGGAGAGTTTAATCTAAAAATAGAGTGCTTCTTCATGGACAACGCTGGGAAGTTTAGCATTGAACATGATTTAACGTTTGAGGATGATGCATATGCAGTTGATTATACCGTTAATGTGCCTTATGAATTTTCACATCTCAATGGGGAGCTTTCCAAATATTTCGATGTCCCGTGGAGAGTTGTGTCTCCAGAAGAGGAGATGTCTCTCCGTATGGCCGATTTGCCCTGGGTTAAAAGTCTTGCGCTTATAGATGAGGACATGATGACGGACGTTGTTCAAATGATATTGAATGACCCAGCAGTACAGAAGgcaattgaaaatcatcCTAGGAGGGAGCgattttttatgtttataACACAACTACCGGACGAATTGTTAACTAGAATTCAggcttttttgaaattttcaaataatcGATCCACTAGACAAGAGATGGAAAATCTTGCCTCAGACGCAACCAGTTTTCCAACTCGTAAAGAAGAGCCAATACAGGTTCATGATAAGCGAAGTAGTTTTAAGCCATTATGA